A stretch of DNA from Vidua macroura isolate BioBank_ID:100142 chromosome 12, ASM2450914v1, whole genome shotgun sequence:
TGGTGCAGTCATGCCTCTCCTTGTTATTCTTGCACATGCTGAAACAAGTACGTACAAACCACGTTTTCTTACTTCTTAGATGGGAGGAACCCAAGAAATCCAGTataagatattttctttctttattgaAAATTTGTCTTGTGTTATTCTACTGCAGCAGAgagttctttaatttttttctttttttttttaatagaaaagtgttgtttgtttttttttcttttaatagaaagagggtttttttttcccagtggccatattattttccttctctgactCCTTCCTGCTTTTCAGCCAATTAATTTACAATTGACTGGTAAGAGACTGAAGAATTAGATGGGACAATGAGCAGTTGTAAGATTCTTGTAGCTTTCAGGCGCCTTGTGCAGTTGGTCTCGTTCCGCGTCATTTCTGGATGACAGGAACTGCAATCCTTTCCCAGGTCGCCTGTACCAAGTTGAGTATGCCATGGAGGCCATCGGGCACGCAGGCACCTGCCTGGGAATTCTAGCAAACGATGGagttctgctggcagcagagcgGCGCAACATTCACAAGCTTCTCGATGAAGTGTTCTTCTCAGAGAAAATATACAAACTTAATGAGTAAGTTGAAATGGTGATTGAATGTCCTGTGATGTTATTAACAGCAAAGTGCTGATTAGCACATAACCTGGGcttattttatttgaagtgtTAATAAtctttttgtttggtgttttagACAAGTATGACTATTCTGTCATTGTTCACTCGAGTAGTTCCCCTTCTAGAGTAGAAGTattgctggtttggttttttttatctccAGGAGAATTTTCTAGGTGGAATAACCTGTTTGTTGGTACTATGCTATACAAGGTAATGGGATTGTAGCAGTTAAGAAAACTGGGAAATCTCAGTTTTACGAAATACCATTGGGTGGCAGAATAAATAGTGCACACAAAAATTACCATGCTATTTCAGCTCCCTTTCCacatctctgtttttctttggtggCTCAAAAAGTCTGAGGTAACTGGGTAAAATGTGCCTCAGGCTTCTTTGCCACAGTTGTAGCAGAGATGAAACGTCTGTCTATTACTATTTTCATTCTAACTCCTGGAAGTTAAATTTGTGATGCCAGAGCAAAGAGTTTTATGGATTATGCTTTTTTGTTGCAAGGGAGGTAGAGCTTCATCCTTGACAAAAGCTGCAAATGAACACAAATAGTTTTCCATCCTGTCTGCCTCCCATTCCATGTTGATCTTGAAAGCACCTGGAAGTGCATTTAAGATCAACATGGAGGTTTATCTTGAAAGGAAGTACTGGGTTTTCAAGGAGGCAGTGTAACAGCACACTGGAGTGGTCACCTAGAACAGCCCTTCCATCTTTTGGAAAATTCCCAATTTCGCAAATCTTTTTTGTGCAGCAAAAGGCTTGTAGCATATGAGATTGAGCTAAAGAGATATTAAATTAAGATCCAACAAAACAATCAAGGATTGAAGTGCTTATTTTTCTTAGGGGCCTATCAAGAGCATGAAGTTTCGGTCACACAGATGCCACgagtcagcagcagctcccactgaagGCCTGTCCCATCTGTGTGGCTCCTTCAGTGTTGAGGTGTGCTGTGTCAGGTGGCCTCCTGAGAGGCACCTGTATGTATGTAGCTAATGGCTCTTGTAAAACCACTCAGAACTTAACATCCGTGGCATGACCCTCTTCTCAGAACTGTATGTACAGCTAACGTACTGACTCTCTGGCTTTGGCTGTCCACCTCTGCTCTTAGCAAATGGTTACTGATATTTTTGGTGCACCCTAAAGGCAGGAGCTGATGAACCCGTTTTGTACAGCAGCTGTGTAGCTTTGATGAGAAAAGCCCGACAGCTCTGCTTGAGCCCCTGGATGAAGATGTGCGTGTTGGCTGGAGATTGACAGGAGTTCAGTTAATGTGTATGCCTTTCTTGCAGGGATATGGCGTGCAGCGTTGCAGGAATAACCTCAGATGCCAATGTTCTAACAAACGAGCTGAGACTGATTGCACAGAGGTAGGTCTGCTGACAGCTAACATGGTTTTACTCACCTGTGCTGTCACGTTCAGCTCTCTTTATGCATTAGATTAGAATGAACATGCATTTAGTAGATCAGAAGTAGGTTGAAATGGAGCAGCTAGATCACAGATACTCTAACTTGGGAACTTGCTTCCTCTTAAATGTTGTGCAAGATACGGTCAGCAAATCAagttttgaaaactgtttttttttttccctctttgatATTAGGTATTTGTTACAGTATCAAGAGCCCATTCCTTGTGAACAACTAGTAACAGCACTGTGTGATATCAAGCAGGCTTATACACAGTTTGGAGGTAATGAAGTGTGATGAATCATTGTGTTACTAAATGCCTCAAGTACAATTCTCTTACATAATGTGAAGGATCTAAGTCTGTGGACAGTTCTACTGAATTCTCTCTACAAGTTATACTTAGGAAAAAGATTGCCTAATATAAGAGGGGAATGGGTAGTCATGGTTACTGGTTTTTGCTGCTGAGGCTTCTACTTTTTATGGCTTGGGAAACTGATGGCTGAGGTGCTGGCTCATTGCATGGAATACTTTGAGTGCTCTTGCATTTAAAGAATGCCTTCAAAAGACTAGCAGAGAATTGTTTAGGCAACCTTTCAAAATTTTGGGCCCATCCACCATAATGGCACAATGAATCAAAAACAAGGCTGTATGTAGGGGTATCAATATTCTAACACTTGAAAAAAAGTAATGTTTATTTGGCTCAAGCAACATCTTAGAAAATGATATTGTAAGTAGTGTTCCTTAGTATGTGAACTGATGATTCTGTTGTTTTACATATGTGTAGTGGGAGAGAATTACCTTTTAAACTACCTGGCTTTTGACATTGCTAAGTTAAATGCTGTAACAGCTAAGCTACATACCTGAAATActaaattttgatttaaagtCCCGAGATAGTAAATTACAATTTGTGAAGACACAAATGAACTGCTCATAAGGTTAAATGGAATAAATCTCTCCTGCCTCCCACACCATGACTTAGAAGGAAATGCTGACGTGCTTATCTCAAGCAACAGAAGTGCAGAACTGTCTGTTAAATCCTAGTTCACAGGAATAGATTGAAAAActaaatcaaagaaaataattgtaacTCATAACCAATCTTGTTGCTAAATTTGGGTTGCTAATAGCCTTCTTTTCAACAGGAAAACGTCCTTTTGGTGTTTCATTGCTCTATATTGGCTGGGATAAGCATTATGGATTTCAGCTGTATCAAAGTGATCCTAGTGGAAATTATGGAGGGTGGAAAGCCACATGCATTGGGAATAATAGTGCTGTaagttctgggtttttttcttttcaaaaagatAACTTAAAAAGTGTAAATTGTACTGTATTAATTAAGCTGAGCTGTTGATTATTAGTGCGGGAGAGATTTACAGGTAATTGTAGGAATGCTGCTGTTAACTCGTGTGTTGGTATTATCTGGCAAAACCCCTCTCTCTAGCTGTGCGGTTGATTGCCCAAAGACACcgttttaatttctgtgaaatttacAGGCAGCTGTGTCAATGCTGAAGCAAGACTACAAGGAAGGGGAAATGACCTTAAAGACTGCCCTGGCATTGGCCATTAAGGTTCTAAACAAGACCATGGATGTCAGTAAGCTCTCTGCTGAGAAAGGTGAGTGTTCTCAACACGGGATGGCACCCTCTGCTTAAACAAAGGGAGCAGTGAGTGCACATATTCCAGGTGTGGCTCACCGGAGCGTTAGTTGCcacaaaaaagtgttttcagaaGATGCAGCAGTTCTCAGCCTTAGCCTAAGAGGCATTCAGATAGCTTAGTCCAGGCTGATGGGCCCCGTTGGCCAGCTCCAGAGGCGAGACTGCAGCCTGGGGATTGGAATGCCTGCGTGTCTGGGAGCAGAACCCCGAGAGGAGCTCCCCTGCTGCTGcgctctgctgcaggaggcagctgagcgtggctgcctccagccaggctgtgtggcaCAGGGAGCACTGGAGCCTTCTGCCTCACTGTCACTTGTAATCTCAAACCTTGCCCTGCTGATGATTGCTCTGCCTAAACACTGCTGTCTGTTCCATGTGTTTCAGTTGAAATTGCAACACTGACAAGAGAGAACGGAAAGACAGTAATAAGGGTTCTGAAGCAAAAGGAGGTGGAACAATTGATAAAACAacatgaggaggaggaagcaaaaGCTGAACgtgaaaagaaggagaaagaacaaaaagagaagGATAAATAGAATATGAAATCAAGTGTTCTCTAGATAATAAaggacctgcttcagcaaaAGATAATCTGGATTTCTGTGCTGTAGAAGCCTTACAGCTATGCCATGGAGGACCCAGAAGTACTTTTGATGAACCAGGTCCTTAGTCATCATTTAGATAATTAGTTTACTGCTCCTTACATTGACCAATAATTGCTTTAATTCTTGAACACTCTTTCTTTCatcttctattttttattatggAATAAAATTTAAGAAGAATAGTGATGGGtgtcttttatttcctcagtAATGCCTGGATATGCACAATCTTGAGGAATTTAATTGCTTTAAACCATTAAAACAAGGTATATGCTAGTTGGTAAAGAACAAATACGGTGTTAGAATTGTTAGAATTTTGTGTGTACGTGTGGGTTCTCCTTTAAAGGTAGTGAAAAGAGCTCCTAAGTTCAAAAAGTCATTTCACAAATGCAGAATTAAAGTGTGCTGGCATGCCAAGTTTTAGTTTTGGCCTATTTTGTTCTATAGCAGGCTCTGTCAAACTGATGGTCTTGCAAGCAgtagtgttttaaaaatgccCTGTAGCAAATGTGCTCAGTTTATCATAGCCTTCACAAGTGCATGTGTTTTCTAAGGAATTAATCATACAACACTAATTATATTCACACAAACTAGAAAGACATTTTACAAAGGCCATGTGAAAATGCTTTATCTTGTCAAAGTACAAATAGGTAAGTAAAACAGTGCATGATTTTTAGGCCATGTTGACGACTTCACATTTTATCCTGAAAGGAAATTAAGATGTTTTATGTTTAGTTTAGTGTTGCTGACACTTCCCCAGTGAATTTGATTCATTTCTCTGACACACCAGTCAAGAAAACTAAGCAGTTAACCACCAAGAAATCGTAATTGTGCATGAATTAGGAATCACAGTCATTTTTGTCCAGCTTGCCCCTGTACTGAATGCAAAAAAGTATGATTGTCAGATTAGCAAAAATCTCTtctacttctgaaaaaaaaaaaaaaaatctgtagtgAACAAAAGAGATGAAAAGTTACTGAAAATTACTGTGCACTCGTTCAGATATCAAACGCAAAGTGAAAAGCCTGAGGGCTTAAAAGTGAGGCCCTGCTGAATTTCAAACCATGACAGCAGTGATCCAGCCCATTTGTGTCCACCCTGGATTGTATTGATCTTGTAGGTTGGTTTGGCTTTCTTACCCCAAAGGATATTTGATGTTTACAGGATTTAATATGACCATTTGAAGAAACTGAGTGAATCCATACAGTGTTCTGTTGGTTTAATGCATCTCAGACATTTTTGACTAAAATGTACTTTGTCAACATGGCTAGAAATGACCCTTCCTCCCAACTAAACCCATTTTTGAGCTTACTGCTGTAAGAGTCActgtggagagcagagggaaggaatcTGACTGAagatgtctgtgctgcagcGTGTGCAGTTGTCCTGCACTGACTCTGGCAGCCTCTGTACAGAGAAGGGGCGAGGCTGTGGGTTCTCTGCAGGACCTGCTCGGCCATTCTCTGCGCCTCGGTGCAGCCCACTTGCTTTAGTCTTTAGCACTGAACTTAGACAGCACTTTGTTAATGAGCAAATTTTATAGCTAATGAAAGTTCAACTGACTTATTCACACCTTGTGCAACAGTAGGTCTTCCAAATAACAACATAGGAATGGTGTTCCATGTAACAAGTCCTGAAGAGTTGCAGACAACATGCAATGGGTAATATTTAATCTCCATTATAAAGGATTGTATAAATACCTCAAGCTCCATTTTATGTAAAAATTCAGTGCTCAATCTTTCTATTTTTGATCCATGAATGCAATATATCAGCATCTTTTGCAGATTTCTGGATCGCTGATGATGGTTATACAAGTACTTGGAATATGCTCTAAAAGCAGCAATGCCAAAATGGAgtttttttctcacttctcaAAGATTACTTGCAACAATATGTGATAGATTCCAGCAAAGCTTTCTGTCTTCTGGGAAGCTGTTAGTGCATCTGAGCTTGTGTTCATCAATGTATATAGTTCATAAAAGGCAGTTTGTTTAGTGTAATAGTGTAAGTATTATCAGATAGCTTAGATTATAGacttagtaaaatatttttcttagaagcatctttttctaaaaaaaatggGGATAACTCATATATGCATATTTTGGTTTAAAGAATTACCAATACCATTTTCTTGCCAAACACGGCATCAGTTGCTGAtaaaggagaatttttttaGATACTGTAATAATAAAAACTTGGAATGACTAATAAATGTACTGAAACATTGtaataagttttaaaatatctatttaaaggTTTTGTTTGCACAAAGTGGAAGAAGTACTGTCTAATACTTCATGAGTATAATCTTTGAACAGTAATTaccaatttaatttaaaaaaaccatcATCTCTCCCTGAGTGCCATTAATATCTGATTGTGAGCTGAGCCTCAGTACTGCCTTGGAACAGGCAAGGAACTCTAGCTGGCAGTCATGTCCAAGATGTACAGCCAAGTTCTCCTAaccaaaattttatttgtgattCGTTTCTGCATTTCAGCCTAGGGCAGTAAGCAGATGCTGGAGATCTTTCATTATTAGAATCTTCCCGAGCCATCTGGACACTAATGcaagttttctttcctgttctttctaGAAATAAGAGCAGCGTTTGACTGTGTTGGCCTATTGTATTGATTCTGGCTttgtgtgttaaaaaaaaaaaaattaaaaaaaaaatcaccaccaaCTGTGCCTTTTCTGGGAGTGGTTTGGGGATAAGTCgtaagaacagaaaaatgattCTGGCGATACATTTGAGGTATCTTTGCTAATCAAAATGATCTTCCTGTTCTTTgtatggttttttttggtgtacgTAGTGTTTACGTAGAGTTTACAGTGTAATACcataagtatttaaaatatttagctaTTGCTGTGgatttaatgttattttaaaacaagaacttcaTGTGGTGCTGTGGAAGGTGACAGATTTCTCAAATTAGgtaaaagtatttatttaaaattgtttgcATAATATGATGTTTGTAAACTTAAAAAACTGGATAGCTTATATCTCACTTGAGTGCATGATAGAACTTGTTAGggcaaatatgcaaatattcaCAAATAGATTGTCCTAAGAAATTGTAATGTGGTTTGTTATTCTAAGTAGTTTAAGAGATAATGAAACTACGGCTTCTCCAATAATTACTGTGCTGTCTCTTGCATctgtcagtgtttaaaaatagtTAGCTTGTTTTCTAGGTGACTGTATTCCGTTCAAATAAAGTCAAATTAACTTCCAAGACTGCTTCTTAAATGACCTCCTTTAGGTATGCTTCCCTCTTCATCCAAATATTTTACTTGTCAGTTACAGAAGCACTCAAATTAAGAGACAACAAAAAACTTCTGATGTTAAATTTGACAGCTGCTTCTGGTTTCTTACGTATTCCAAGGggattatttattctttctcttcatAACCttaatattaggaagaaatactTCTCCACTGTGTTGTGAAAATGAATATAATGACTGAAAGGTGTTCAACGGTTTCAGAGGCCTCAGGACTGTGATACAGAGATAGCACAATATACAGGACATGCAAGTCCAAGAAGCTGATGCACTCAGATACTTCATACATGAGAGAAATTGTGTCGTGTCAGACTGGTGGTGATTCTAAGActtatttaaatatctttcattttctttaaagagtCTTTTCTGCTacatttttctgcagtaaaaATTAGCCTAATTTTCAAGTTTCAATTGCAGTTATTTCTACCACAATGTGAAAACCCACTGAAGTTACTGGATCTAAGAGTACCCTTCACTGGCTTTAATCTGGAGAAAATTCAGCTTCACAAAGCTTTTAGAACATTTCTCATTTTACAAATAGAACTGAGCAGCTGGCTATTTTTATCTGGGTTTAATTTGGCATTTGGCTTTCCAGTTCAACTACTCTTCAGTGCACAGTGAAAGCTGCCATCAGCCAATTTAATGCAGATTCTCAGAGTGTACTTTAGCAGGGACCTTTGGATGTCACCTCCTGCTGACAAGGGTCCTTTGAAAGACAGCATTACTCATGTCATTGTTTAGCCTTTCACTGAATGGTAAATATTAAACTAAACATGCTGCTGATACTATTAACATTCTGCTCCAAGttcaaagcagcaggaaaaaaacatctacTTATTTATAACTACTGTTTTCTAAAACATTAATAATACAACATAATTAACATGTGCCATATGATGCtacataaaatatttagcaaaatGTTAGGCATGTAACCCAGACAGTTTAATCCTTTTATATCCTACAGCATCTGTTTTGCCTAGTTAGGACCCAGCTGCACACAAATCCACAGTTATGTAATAAAACCATTTTCCTATGTCCTGCACGTTCTAGTGGCAGCTATGTTCAACATTGGTAGTGACACATTATGGCTCTAAAATGCATCTGCTGCAGTGCACAGAAATACAGGTTTTCACCTGATAACCTCATGTTAGGAACACCAGGTGCAGTGCAGTAGTGAACCAGCTTCCACCAAAAACTACAGTCGCAATTTCAGTACAAATGTTGCACAGTAATTCTTGAAGCACTCAGAAAATATCAGAACTAGAgtgtaaacaaaacaaacaaacaaacaaaaaaccccaaacaacaacaacaaaaaaaaaacctggggGTTTGTGCCCTGTTTGGggctaaaatatattttccatttactATAAAATCTTGAGTTGACAACTCCATTGAGCATTTCAAAATAAGAGCAAGCTGCATCCTTTACACAAATACTCTTGACTGTAGAAGATATGCCATATACAAATGGATTCTCAATATATAAAATGACCATATTTTCTGCAGAGCATTCAAATCAATACAGCCTGTCACTAGAAGTGTGCTGGAAGAAACTCCTGTGTAAGCAGCCTTGTTTTGTGTGCTTGTACAGACTGCATTATGTCTTGCACAGACATGCACAACCCAAATATGGCTGCAGGAAAAgataatacagaaaaacatgagtttaaaaattaagaaagggTTTGTAATGCTCCAGTATTCTGTTTTGGTCATTGAAAAGAGTCACTGTTTACACAGAGAGGTTcagtttttctgtaaaataagcAGTTGGTATAAAAGAATTTTGACAACTGACAACATGCTTAATGAAATTGCTCTTTGGGTAGTGCTCATTTTAGAAAGGCATAAAGTTGCTAAATTTTTGAGTTAAATAAGGACTATTTTCCTGAGGAATGCAGTATCTAGCACTTTTCATGTAGAAGCTGATTAACACGGTAAAGTCATTTAGCCTTCTTTCCAAGTCTTTTCTCTCTATGAAATATTAAACACTGTCTTAGAtgtaaaaaatgcattaatggCAGCTGCTTCTATTTTTTTGGCTATGTGTACACTATACATTTCCACTAGGATGATTTAGGAAAAATCACTGATTAAGTTTTACAGTGTGTATGTTGCAAATTGTCTTTTgtaacagattttatttatctGATACAGAAAAAAGTGGTGTTTTGTACAGAGTATTTATTATGTATGTTGTATATCTATAATACACCTAAAGATGTGGAAATATCCCAAGTTTTTTTAGCTTGCATTAGTTTATCTATCTTAGATTAAAAGTTCCAAAATATTCTAAattgaaaagttttaaaaatcgTGCCGATttagaaacttaaaaaaaaaaaaaaaaaaaaaaaaatcctaccgAGTG
This window harbors:
- the PSMA4 gene encoding proteasome subunit alpha type-4, which translates into the protein MSRRYDSRTTIFSPEGRLYQVEYAMEAIGHAGTCLGILANDGVLLAAERRNIHKLLDEVFFSEKIYKLNEDMACSVAGITSDANVLTNELRLIAQRYLLQYQEPIPCEQLVTALCDIKQAYTQFGGKRPFGVSLLYIGWDKHYGFQLYQSDPSGNYGGWKATCIGNNSAAAVSMLKQDYKEGEMTLKTALALAIKVLNKTMDVSKLSAEKVEIATLTRENGKTVIRVLKQKEVEQLIKQHEEEEAKAEREKKEKEQKEKDK